Proteins encoded in a region of the Tripterygium wilfordii isolate XIE 37 chromosome 21, ASM1340144v1, whole genome shotgun sequence genome:
- the LOC119990065 gene encoding vacuolar protein sorting-associated protein 36, with the protein MADFFPKAELTGAGRPILLPGEFECSLVAAVDLESQDEPPTFSPLKTGILTLTTHRLLWLPSGAATASASAVFIPLAAISHVFAPKKSIKSMFASPRIRFQVSTSVLNPGSSSRTVVVTVVVRGKGDWEGFYGKLWENWRGRAWENETGSSASESGSSTVNSAGGLYGSDGSVRMVGVAGILRKEQQMWESTDKSLQEAFQDLHALMSKAKEMVMLAEKMRQKLLSASNSQTSTASDEEMGSKEEMQDWLLSVGIASPVTKESAGAMYHQQLSRQLADFVRTPLERAGGMINLIDIYCLFNRARGTELISPEDLLLSCSLWEKFDVPIMLRKFDSGVMVVQNKSHSDEEVFARIKTFITRPDALRTGITASDAAMTLGIAPAMAKEHLLSAESKGLLCRDISPDGFRFYINLFPEIHPNDLYLVKDYGIYMAWIKAAAS; encoded by the exons ATGGCCGACTTCTTCCCAAAGGCAGAGCTCACCGGTGCCGGTCGCCCGATCCTTCTTCCCGGAGAGTTTGAGTGCTCCCTCGTCGCCGCCGTCGACCTCGAGTCCCAAGATGAACCGCCCACCTTCTCTCCGTTGAAAACTGGCATTCTCACCCTTACTACTCATCGTCTCCTCTGGCTTCCGTCCGGCGCTGCCACCGCCTCCGCCTCCGCCGTTTTCATCCCCCTTGCCGCGATTTCCCATGTATTCGCTCCCAAGAAGTCGATCAAGTCCATGTTCGCTTCACCCAGGATCCGATTCCAGGTCTCTACGTCGGTACTTAATCCCGGGTCGAGTTCGAGAACTGTGGTGGTCACGGTGGTGGTAAGAGGGAAGGGGGACTGGGAAGGGTTTTATGGGAAGTTGTGGGAGAATTGGAGGGGGAGGGCGTGGGAGAATGAAACGGGAAGCTCTGCTTCTGAGTCTGGTTCAAGTACGGTCAATAGTGCGGGTGGCTTGTATGGGAGTGATGGGTCAGTGAGGATGGTTGGGGTGGCGGGAATATTGAGGAAGGAGCAGCAAATGTGGGAGAGTACGGACAAGAGCTTACAAGAGGCTTTCCAGGACTTGCACGCTCTCATG AGCAAGGCTAAAGAGATGGTGATGTTAGCAGAGAAAATGAGGCAAAAGCTTTTATCAGCTTCAAACTCACAAACCAGCACTGCAAGTGACGAGGAAATGGGTTCCAAAGAAGAGATGCAAGATTGGTTACTGAGTGTTGGTATTGCTTCCCCTGTCACAAAGGAATCTGCAGGAGCTATGTATCACCAACAGTTGTCCCGGCAG TTGGCAGATTTTGTTAGAACTCCTCTAGAGAGAGCGGGAGGGATGATCAATCTGATAGATATCTATTGTCTCTTCAATCGTGCTCGGGGCACAG AGTTGATCTCACCTGAGGATTTATTGCTGTCATGTTCTCTCTGGGAGAAGTTTGATGT GCCCATAATGCTTCGGAAGTTTGATAGTGGAGTTATGGTAGTTCAGAACAAGTCGCACAGTGATGAAGAG GTTTTTGCTAGAATCAAAACCTTTATAACAAGGCCAGATGCCCTCCGAACTGGGATAACTGCTAGCGATGCTGCAATGACATTAGGCATTGCTCCAGCTATGGCCAAGGAGCATCTTCTAAGTGCTGAGAGCAAAG GTTTATTATGCAGGGATATTAGTCCTGATGGGTTTCGTTTTTACATCAACCTCTTTCCAGAAATTCATCCTAATGATTTGTACTT AGTAAAGGATTACGGGATTTATATGGCATGGATAAAAGCTGCAGCTTCTTG A